ctaCTTAACATTGACTCatagataaaaatatttacaatttcaCACCTTCAGGAAGGCTCCAAAATATAAACACTGTACCTCtccctagagaaaaaaaaattattcttctcTTCAAAAACAGGAATACATTCATTTTTTCTCACTTTTGTAGATCAAGTAATTATACAAATAAACATCTGAAACATcttcctttttaatatatttatataatatatatttataacagttttacaaataaaggcaatgactttataccaaaataaaaacaggaaaagaaaagttaaaacacaATCAGCGATCAAGCATAGTGCATTTCGAAAAGCTGGTGCAGGGCTAGCTGGACAAGTCAGAAAAGTACTCTGgaccaaaaataaaacatcttttcaGGGAGACAGAATCCTTTTATCAGGAAGGACACTCCATGTGCTATTGGGCGAGGGGAATTAGCCTGCAGAAAGGGTCTTGCTGTGCCAAGGGCTGGTTAGGCTTTTAAGAAGCTAAGCTTGGTTAAAAGGACTTTTAGGTTAGAGCTGATAACCGAGTCTGGCTTTGCTTGCTGAAATTTCAATTCGTTACTCAGCTTTTGTGCACTTGAGGGTGCTTGGCAAGCAGGTGCCTGCATCTCTCAGACCCTGGTTTGGTTCCCTGGACAGCGAGGCTTGTTTCCAGGTGGGACCAGAAGCAGGTGCCAGAGCCCCAGGggatccctccctcctcccctggcaGCTAGGCTTGTACCAGGGGCCCTTTTCAGTTCCTTAGGAAGCAAATCACTAGGAAAGCCTGAGTAGGGAACTACATTCTCTTTATTCAtctgaggcaggggtggggagcagacCTGCGGAAACCTCCCCAAACCACTACTGTGCTATGCCAGTGTCTGCTACCTCACCACTTTGGAGAAagctcagtctggctgccctctGCCCATACAGTGAGTCACGGCGACAACAGAAGGGAGAAAGGGTGGGGTCATCAGAGCTGGCTGGGAACTGCACTCTGGAAAGCCCTCTTTTGAAAGTACCTTTTTCTCAAAGCCACAGACCCGGCTCCCAAAGTGGAGACTGACTCACAGGCCAAGACTTTGCAGCTTTTGGAAATTCAGCTGCTTTGTAtcagagggggctactctctgggaGGGGAAAGGCCCAGAGGTCTGAGACAATCCCCCATAAGTCTCCTGATGTCAGGCAATCCTTCACGAGTTCCCTACGCCCAAAGGAGCTTTAACGTCCCATACCAACACACAATGCATAGTCAcgcgcgcatacacacacacacacacctgaatcttctctccctgcctcagATGATCTTGGCATACACACTGGAACAATCTCGCTGCACTCACaaacacattttttgttttttttttttggaagtaggGAGGAAGGAAAGCGAAGCAGCAGGATCCCCTAAATAGTTTAGTCTTTGGTTTCTAAGTTTAAAGGGGGGATCTGCTTCAGAGCTTGGAGCAGGGCAGAAGAGTCGATGGCAGGATGGGCCGGCAGTGGGGAAGGGAGTCTCTGGGGCATGAGCAAGGGGGCCGAGATCTTGTCTGGGTTCATGAAGCTGCTGAGGGCTGCGGCAGAGGCGTTGAGGCCCGGGTATAACACTGGGACGGACGTGGGGTACCAGCACTTCTCCAGCATGGGCAAGTAGGCAGTTGCTGACGGTGGGATCAGATAGAAGGGCAGGCAGAAGGGAGGCTGGTGCGGGTGTGGGCCCAGGAACGGGGAGCTGATCAGGTCAGTGCTACTGAAAGGGCCTTCATCATCAGAGAGCTGCATTCTGCTCTTTTTCATGGGGGGTTCTTCGGATTCTTGCTTAATAGCACTGATCCTCTCTCCCATGGTGAATCTGCGTCCATGATCGCTTTTGAAGTATGGCTGCTCGACACGCAGCTCACTCTTCTCCGATTCTCCCCCGTAGCCGCTGTCTGTGTCCGTGTCACTGCCACTCTGCTCACCACTCGAGTGGGCGAAAGTTCGCTGGATGACTGGCACACAGTTTTTGCCTGGGCCTTCGGAGCCTTTGGCCAGGGAGCTGGGTTTCTCCTTGAAGTCCATTGCTTTGGGGGCTGGGTCTGATGGCTTCCTGGAAGTACCACCCTGTAGAAGCTCGGAGACCACACGGTGGAGGTGGGTGACAAGCTGCGAAGATTTCAGGTCCCGAGTGTTCTCATGCTTGGCCAGGTACTGAAGCACCTCCCGGGCACATGTCTGGAAACCTGAGCAGAACATCTCTTGACCTGCTTCCACATTTCTCCCCGACAGATCACCTGGACCAACACAGATCCAAAGGAAGACATTTCAGAAGGCCCTGTGGTTCACATGGATACCTATGTTCCAGAGACCCTGGGGCTTTCCTTTTTGTTAATAGCATTTGCTGATTGTGTTCCTAACTCCAAAAGTAATATGATCAGGGAAAATTTGAATTACCcagaaaagtataaagaataaactaaaaatcatccataattctacctctcagagataaaatatGGTTTGTAATGGCTGTATAATGTCATAGGCATAGACCACATTTAATGGAGATAGAAGGTTCCCCCTCTTGTTGCATTTGTAAGGAGTTCTTGGGTTTTCATTATAAGTGACACAGCCATACTCATCAGTGTGCTCATAACCAGAGTCAATTTACAGAACATCATCTTACCGTAGCGAGATGGACAGTGACCAGTCAAAAAATGAGGATGAAGGAACCATGTCACCTAAAGTATGCttattttcagtgatttataCAAGTTGCAGTCATGCTGCCATATTTAAAGGCTATTTCTAGGTCTTTCTCATATAGTCTATCTAGGATCCCCAGGAGGTTAGGTATGATCATCTTTCTGTTTTCAATGAGGCAACAGGCAGAACAACTTGCTAGGTTTTTGTGATTCTCATTGTACTAGTTTGGAAAGGAGGGCAGAGAAGAATGAGGGAGTGGGTAGAGGAATTTCTCCCTCGTTTGTTCAGTATTATTGGAAAGGGTGAGACCAGACGGTTAGATGACTGTGATTCTCTGGAAGTCCGTAGAAATGGGTGATGAAACTTCAGTGGTTTCGTTAGATTGTGTAATTCACTGAGATACCTAGTGGCTATTCAGGGAACCACATGAAATGCAGGAAAAACTACTGCTGTCATCCTGCCAGGTTCATACCACACACCGAGGGATAAGGAAGTGGAGAAGCACTAAAACAGTGGGGCATATCCATGATTTATTCTCCAATGAAACAGGGCTAAGGAGAACAACTGTAAAACACCCACGATGCAAATTATAGGTGCCTTGGCATTTTCAAAGTGGGGGGGGGGAACTCCCAGAACCCCAGAAACTCTTAAGCCAAAATGCCACAGAAATATTTTACCATTTGACTAATACGTATTCATGCCAGGTGGCACACAGCAGCATTCCAAATGAAAAGTCTGACCTTTTAGGAAAGATAAAACAGCATCTCCCCCAACTAACGTGCATAAGCAATTTGTTGCAGGAATGTTTCTTAGACCAGATGTTGAGCTCACAGGCTCTCTATTTGTGCTAGAACTCTAAGGAGATGATAGCCAGACACGGTACTCACCAGCTTGCAGACCGCTCTGCAGGGCAATGATTTTCTGCTGTTGTTGATCAATTAGGTTTGTTAATGCTTTCACATGCTTCAAGGTAAGTTCAAGAACCACTGCTTTTTCCAAGTGACCCAAAGTCTGGAATAAAAAGAGCCTCCGTCAGCAGTGAGCTTAGAGAAGTCCCACCTCTGGGATACTAATTAGCCA
This genomic stretch from Muntiacus reevesi chromosome 4, mMunRee1.1, whole genome shotgun sequence harbors:
- the BHLHE40 gene encoding class E basic helix-loop-helix protein 40, with protein sequence MERIPSAQPPPTCLPKAPGLEPGDLPGMDFAHMYQVYKSRRGIKRSEESKETYKLPHRLIEKKRRDRINECIAQLKDLLPEHLKLTTLGHLEKAVVLELTLKHVKALTNLIDQQQQKIIALQSGLQAGDLSGRNVEAGQEMFCSGFQTCAREVLQYLAKHENTRDLKSSQLVTHLHRVVSELLQGGTSRKPSDPAPKAMDFKEKPSSLAKGSEGPGKNCVPVIQRTFAHSSGEQSGSDTDTDSGYGGESEKSELRVEQPYFKSDHGRRFTMGERISAIKQESEEPPMKKSRMQLSDDEGPFSSTDLISSPFLGPHPHQPPFCLPFYLIPPSATAYLPMLEKCWYPTSVPVLYPGLNASAAALSSFMNPDKISAPLLMPQRLPSPLPAHPAIDSSALLQALKQIPPLNLETKD